A single region of the Triticum dicoccoides isolate Atlit2015 ecotype Zavitan chromosome 2B, WEW_v2.0, whole genome shotgun sequence genome encodes:
- the LOC119363590 gene encoding uncharacterized protein LOC119363590, which translates to MAAGGAITNKTLDEAFLLIESIAFHQLQWYNKKPTSDSLVCLQQITTPQPPILTQKPEPLSQCDKIELAWIIFDDDDTILVDTHATDHMDTSVGDSVLHCDDSSIDEPELQLVVFDIEESPLVDIDHVLLEPDMEKFTFDDVSRIASSTLEPEMESFMVEYGEVDSDVKEPSSTISLVDMSPVEISTTTPHLVSSIEVVLKLLPKYLRFMLVHHWLRADQVRDDIPWDPGGFTPRRRVKLEHP; encoded by the exons ATGGCAGCGGGTGGAGCTATTACAAACAAGACACTTGATGAAGCTTTTCTGCTGATTGAGAGCATAGCTTTCCACCAACTTCAGTGGTACAATAAGAAGCCCACGTCTGATTCATTGGTTTGCTTGCAACAAATCACTACACCTCAGCCACCAATTCTTACACAGAAGCCTGAACCTCTATCTCAGTGTGACAAGATTGAGCTTGCATGGATTATCTTTGACGATGATGACACCATTCTAGTCGACACACATGCTACAGATCATATGGATACTAGTGTTGGAGACTCGGTTTTGCATTGTGATGATTCTTCCATTGATGAGCCAGAGCTGCAGTTAGTTGTTTTTGATATTGAGGAGTCACCTTTAGTTGATATTGATCATGTGCTGCTAGAGCCAGATATGGAGAAGTTCACCTTCGATGATGTTAGCCGTATTGCTTCCTCAACACTTGAGCCTGAGATGGAGAGCTTCATGGTTGAGTATGGTGAGGTGGATTCAGATGTCAAGGAGCCAAGCTCTACTATTTCACTTGTTGACATGAGTCCGGTGGAAATTTCTACTACCACACCTCACTTGGTATCTTCAATTGAGGTAGTCCTGAAGCTTCTTCCCAAGTATCTCAG GTTTATGCTTGTGCACCATTGGTTGCGGGCTGACCAAGTTCGAGATGACATCCCATGGGATCCTGGTGGATTCACGCCACGAAGAAGAGTGAAGTTGGAGCATCCATGA